The following DNA comes from Microbacterium foliorum.
AGGCGCCGTCGCTCGGCGAATCTCACCAAGCGCCGACGCTTCTCAGGACGCGCTCCACGTGACCGGCGGCAATCGGGGCCTGGGGCGAGCCCTCACCCTCGCCGCCCTGGATGTCGGACACGCGGTGGTGGCGACGGTCAGAGGCGACCACACGCTGCCCGACCACGAGCGGCTGACCGTGATGAACCTCGACGTGCGTGACCGCGCGGCGGCACACGAAGTCGTAGAGCACGCTGCCGGGGTGCGCGGCAGCATCGACGTGCTCGTGAACAACGCCGGCTACGGCGTGATCGGGGCCGTCGAAGAGGCCTCGGAAGAGGATGCTCGCGCGATCGTCGACACGAATCTGCTCGGACCCCTCTGGCTGAGCCAAGCGGTCATCCCGATCATGCGCAGTCAGGGCAGCGGCCACATCGTGCAGATCTCGACGGTGGGAGCCGTCGGGACGATGCCGATGCTCGGCCTCTACAACTCCACCAAATGGGGCCTCGAGGCGTTCAGTGAGGCGATGGCGGGGGAGGTCGGACGATTCGGCGTCCGCGTCTCCCTGATCGAGCCGGGCGCGCTCGACACCGAGTGGGCGGGCTCGAGCATGCGGTTCAGTTCGCCCCTGGCCCCCTACGACGGCAACGAATCGAGATGTTCGGCACTGCCGAGGTGCCCTGGCCTGCGGCTGAGTCGGGAGGCGGCACGACACCGCAGGGTGCTGCCGCGGCGATCCTCGCCCGAGTCGGGGCGACGGACGATCCCCGCCTCCGCGTGCTCGTCGGTGACGACGCGCCCGCCCAGGTCGCAGCGGCTCTCTCGCTGCGCCAGAAGGACTACGCCCTCGATCCACGCTTCCCGACCGCTTGACGCGCTGCCCTGCCGTGCGCCGTCGACGCGAGCGCTCGTAGTGTGAACGACTTGGTGGCGCACGGGGATGCCGCGTCGTAGCATCCCAGTGAGATCGTTCGCCGATGGAGGAGGCCGCAGTGACGCAGCACACGCTCGAGCTATCGGAGGTCGATCTGGTCTACGACGTTCACGGGCCGCTGCCGACCGTGGATGGTCGCCCTCCGCTGATGATGATCGGCCAGCCGATGGACGCGAGCGGATTCCAGGCCCAGGTGAAGCTGTTCGACGATCGCACCGTCGTGACCTACGACCCGCGTGGGTTGGGCCGCAGCACGCGCAAGGACGGCGGCGTCACGAACGAGCCGGAGACCCAGGCCGAGGATGTCCACGCGATCATCGAGGCGCTCGGCGCCGGCCCGGTAGACATGCTCGCGAGCAGCGGCGGTGCGGTGACCGCACTCGCTCTGGTCACGGCACACCCGGGTGACGTCGCGACCCTGGTCGCCCACGAGCCGCCGATCGACAGCGTGCTGCCGGATGCCGAGGCTGTCCACCGTGCGCGGGTCGCTTACACGCAGGTGTATCAGGACAAGGGGTGGGGCGCAGGGATGGCGGCGTTCGTCGCGATGACCTCGTGGGAGGGCGAAGTCACCGATGAGTATCTCGCGCAGCCAGCGCCTGACCCCGCGGCATTCGGGATGCCGACCGATGACGACGGCTCGCGGGACGACCCGTTGCTGTCAGAACTCTCGTGGGCGGTTCCCCTCTACGTGCCGGACATCGAGGCTCTGAAGGCGGCGCCCACCCGGATCGTCGTGGCCGTCGGAGAGGAGTCGCTGAAGGTCTACACCGGCCGCACTGCGATCGCCCTGGCCGAGCAGCTCGGCCAGCAGGCGACGGTCTTCCCCAGTCACCACGGCGGCTTCATGGGCGGCGAGTTCGGCTATGCCGGTCAGCCCGAAGCGTTCGCGGCGAAGCTCCGCGAGGTGCTCGACCGGGCGTAGGGCTGCGGCTGCAGCGTGGGCGTCCTTACGCGCTCTCGCGCACCACGAGCTCGGTGTCGAGGATGACGGAGCGGGGGGAGGCGCCGGCGATGACCTCGAGCAGCACGGCGACCATCTTCGCGCTGATCTGATCCCAGGGCTGACGCATGGTCGTGATCGGCGGCTCGTGGGTCGC
Coding sequences within:
- a CDS encoding SDR family NAD(P)-dependent oxidoreductase, translated to MTGGNRGLGRALTLAALDVGHAVVATVRGDHTLPDHERLTVMNLDVRDRAAAHEVVEHAAGVRGSIDVLVNNAGYGVIGAVEEASEEDARAIVDTNLLGPLWLSQAVIPIMRSQGSGHIVQISTVGAVGTMPMLGLYNSTKWGLEAFSEAMAGEVGRFGVRVSLIEPGALDTEWAGSSMRFSSPLAPYDGNESRCSALPRCPGLRLSREAARHRRVLPRRSSPESGRRTIPASACSSVTTRPPRSQRLSRCARRTTPSIHASRPLDALPCRAPSTRALVV
- a CDS encoding alpha/beta fold hydrolase → MTQHTLELSEVDLVYDVHGPLPTVDGRPPLMMIGQPMDASGFQAQVKLFDDRTVVTYDPRGLGRSTRKDGGVTNEPETQAEDVHAIIEALGAGPVDMLASSGGAVTALALVTAHPGDVATLVAHEPPIDSVLPDAEAVHRARVAYTQVYQDKGWGAGMAAFVAMTSWEGEVTDEYLAQPAPDPAAFGMPTDDDGSRDDPLLSELSWAVPLYVPDIEALKAAPTRIVVAVGEESLKVYTGRTAIALAEQLGQQATVFPSHHGGFMGGEFGYAGQPEAFAAKLREVLDRA